A region of the Dysidea avara chromosome 9, odDysAvar1.4, whole genome shotgun sequence genome:
tagctagctaattacaaGTTTTGTTGAAATGTTGAAAGGATAAAACAATTCAACAGATGTCATAGTTATTACTAAATGAGTCGACAGATAATCAACTGACCATTACATCACAGCTATTATACTAACACTACCTTTTTATTAAAATAAGGCCAGCACTGCTGATTACTTTCTTCATCCCCTGCCCAAGCAAGTATCACCCATACCTCAATTAGGGTACATGTGCACATAAGTCTGGCAGAATTTGACCTTTCTTAGATACACACTTGACAGCTTGCCAACCATGCAGCCAATCTCTACATGTGCTAAGTACAGTACATGCAGTGCTTGAACTTAATGCATTTGTGTTTGTACGTACTAGATAGAGATGACAGAATACATTCATATAATTTGCTAAATAATTGCAGACAAAAACCATTCCATCCATGGCAATTGTACAGTGCTATACTTTATCAAGTACTCTTTTGCAATGCGAGAAACATTCTTGGAAATATTAAATTGGTTCATATAAACCTCCCTTATAGTTGATCGCGAAGTTGATTGACATTCTTGcaagtttgttttttttaattttgcaaAGCTACTGTAcatcatatcaagaagtttgcggaaaTTTGCTACGTTTTTGCTCCAGCCTCACCGATTTGTTCACTATAAAGTGGATAAATTCTATTGTACAGACACTTTATACTCACGTATCTTTTCACTCCAAATACGTATTTCAGATTCGCAAGTAGCATGAGAAAGAGCAACTCATGGTGAACAGAATGATACTAAATGAAGCTCGGTACACAAAAAACCCGCTCGTCATTTTGACAATACAGGAACACAATTGgtttcaatacatttcctatggggcatTTTCACTATTCTTATGGATTCGATCATATCTCGTGACATGTTTGGATTTTTCAGGATTCGCTGCTAGATTCTGGTAGCCTATTCTTGAGCGTTTCTAACAAGCCATAGTGAGCACTTCCAGCGTAAAGTATATCTCGTCAAAACGATGCTAAAGTCGGAGGTAAAATATGCGGGCAATTCGGAGCGAGATTAAAGCTGTGTTTTGGCACGGAGTTCGTCGAGTTAGGTTTGACAAGCAACGCACGGCCAATCTTTAACTATAAATAACTTCCCACACTTAATCcagtgctttaaaactattttattAATGAAACACTGTATGTGTGCAAAAGTTCTAGTACACCAATACATCTGTCATGAACTGGCACTATGGAAGAATAGCCAATCTTTGACGCTCAGTGCAGTAGAGATGTCCCAAAACCTATAAAATGAAAAACCAGCAACAGTAAAGCCTTTAATAAATGAAATATAGCAAGTTGAATCAATTACAGCTGCTTAATTGCTTTGATCTTGATTGGACAAATCACCTAATTAGTCATGTCAGCTGGCCTGAAAGTTCCGTTTTTGAgcaaaacttcttcatatgcatACTGAACAGCAATCAGGAGCACTTTGTAGCATGATTGGTCGCAGCTCATGCTAAGGGCTCCTGCACAATTTGTCGCAACCTCCCCCGTATCAAGAGCAACCACGACATAAACATACAGCAAATCTTACTTTCCCAGATCCACACTCTGCGTAGCGACCAAGCCCGTTTATCTGATGAGCGGAGATGAAGCTGATAGTAACTATCAGTAGGAATAATCCGTAACGATAATCCATTGCGGTGAATGCGGTTAACACTGACAACCTGCTTAAATACCACCCGACCATATATCGTGCATTTACCACGTATCGACCTATCAAAATTGTGACGTAATTCGACACATTTCAAAAGTTAATGGATCACGTTTTTCGGTTGTTTTCGTTGCAAACATTCCGCAAACCTGTTTAACATACCCCATGTGAAGGCAATCCACCCACGTGTATTGCACAGCCTGCATTGTACTACTGTCTGGGTCCACCGAttttatcacaaaaaaaaaaaaaaaaaaaaaaacaacaactattTTTTCATACGATTGCAATGATGAGTTGCACTATTGTATTGTCATAACACATTGCCATTTTGCTACAGACAATAGCAGTTACTTCATTCAGAGTATCGGATCCACATTACACCTTGGAAGTCTTGAACAAAGTTGTACAAAACCTGATTCATTTCGACTTCTTTTTCCTCTTCCTCCTAAGTACTTTCGGCTTGTGCTCTTTGATAAACTAGGTGAGAGAAAAACAGCAGTAAAACACATATCAATAAAATCCATGCCATACTTGTTTGGTGTCTTCTAGCGTGACATAGTGATAGTCCGGACGTATGGCAAGCGTTTTGCTATGATGTAGTGACTGGGCAGTGGCTATTAAGCTCCTTGTTAACTCTAGCTGCTGAGTAATAAGATTGTGTAGTGCCATTGTTCCTGCATTTGAACCTTGAAACAGAAAATAAGGAGACATTATACCGCTACCTGTGGTTTTTGAGATTAATTCCACTGCTGTAATAGAGGCTTTAGTGTGGACAGTGAAACAGATATGGTAAATAGAAGCACTGGTAACATATAGTTACCTagtcgcaaaaagtaagggtctggtgaaatcaTTTCTACCGCCCAGATTCAGCAGTAGCCAAATAATGAGTGCCGATGATGTTCACACAGAAATCACCTTGGCAACataatgcttttgttcgaattgaagggcaatcatctgacgttATGCATGCTGTCTAACTGAATTCCTTTCGAAATGatttggtatttgtatttcaccagacccttactttatgtgAAGGGGTGGGCAATGCCAGACAATGGAAGAATCTCATCTCATAAGGACACAATACATATCCAAAGGACAATACCCGTAATCCCACAATCCCACTTTTGGGCTACCTATATATCATATATCAGGGTTGAGCCCACAGTGGTTGGTGCTGACCAGCACTCAGCCTCACCAACCATTACAGATTGACTTACACAAGAACCCACACATTGAGACTCCATCCTGTCTCTTGTGTAGCCACCGCTATTTTAAACCTGGGTACATCCCTTGACATTTAtaggtagctactgtaacaCTATCTTTAACTGAGTGGGCTAATAAAGAACTGACATCACACTACACCACTTTCCTTGTTGAAAGCCTCGATTACATCACCCACACCTCAAGtctgtaaattttaattttagtaCATGCATATTACtgtgtgaccaaatttttgaaaatcgtCAATCGTCATGCACACAGCATTGAAATCGACAGCATTGAACTCAACTTTTCGATATGAACAGATAGCCACaccaacacactacacattcacACCACAGCCATGCCACTGAGTTGCTTGGACTGCTTTTCACTAGTGGATTTATATAGACTGTGTGCCAGTCTCTGGGAACACTCTGGCACTTTGGACTGCCACTGGCCAGCTAGAACACATGGCTATAGTGGCATGGACATCCTTGGACAGTTGCCCAGATGATTTCAACTTGTGTATTTCTTCCACTTTGAATGGCACAGGTGGTCTTTAGAGCCTGGTATTTAGGTTGGAGACTCCATATGACCTACTTGGCCATTATACTGCACCAATTACCCACCCACCACCCATGGTGGTGTGCCTGTGTTACAGATACCATCGTGATAAAAGTTGCTCAAAATCGTGGTAGCTAGCTCACAGTAAAAAGTTCAAATTTGTAGCTTTAGGCCTAGGCTTGCTAAGCTATATAAATTCGCACatctcacaatctattgatgTGTGTACATTGATGTGTGTACATTGATGAttttcccaaattaggtcacatatagaaAACTGCATGGTATTAGGCACTTCAGGgattaaaattataatgttattttttacatccaaatccCTGCTGGAAGTGGACGAGTATAAAGGACAAAATTATAATATCAGAATAAATAAACGtttcactactctaatagtgcgATCACTTTGGCAATCAGTTTAACGTACTGTATACTTGAGGGAGAACAGTCAAACTGTATACCAAACCAATTTCCATCCATGCATTTCAAATCATAGAAGAAAATTTAGGCCATGGTAAACCCCTCACCCAAATTAAGCAATTCTTAGACCAGGCAATGATACAAAAACAATACCTCACTAACAGTTTTCATGCTGGGGCCAGTATAAAAATTTGTGCAGAAGTGCCTGGGGAATCTGGACCAAATTCCAGTAAGTAAAACAGCAACTATCCTACAAGTATCAAAGTGTATGAGCAAGTTTTCaacatttcagttacatgtttctgacttcctgtattcacaggctttacaaccttctcacaggtccctagtgggatagcattcaatAAATAAAGTTACCTTAACTACCAAACAATACAATGCTAAGACTTTTGCTGCAGATTCTACAGAACCTTTTACGCAAGTGCTCATATTGAAAGCAAATAAGCTTCAGTGTAGAAACAGGTCTGGCATGTAGAGATGCTATGAAATAGGAAAAAAAAATctcagaccaggtggtgactacagcttgcagtctaggtGCCTGAGGAACCACACAACCTGGGATCCAGTCTGCAAACAGCCAGTATGTCACATCACTTGTCACCATTATCATAGTGTCCCTACTGGCATACAATACTACTACTAGACACTTACATTGTGCAGGTTCTTCAGATAGGAGTGCATCAAGTTGACTGGTCATGTGCCATGGATCAGTCTGAACAGCTACCTGAAATTTGTAAAAAACATGTACGTAtctatatcaaacagtacggcagtactgtttagtagagtTCCCTCCTAGAGTGACACGTGCCACTAAAAAGGCCCATTATAGAAACATCATTTCACCTTTACTCCATTCATCATCAAATAaagcgttaaaaacaagaaaatgcttacaGATGGCCAGATGTAGAATTCTAAAAATCATCAAAACTGATACCCagcctgcctcactgaccacagttgcaaccAGTGTATAGGTAGATATTAGCATAAGTAGTAGTGGTTTACATGGTTGCACTTAGACAGCATAGTGGTTGTCAAAAATTAATTTAGGTGGGTTATTAGTTTTGTAATGTTAGGTCTACCATGATAGACTCTAAAGATGAACTTATGGGTACAAACAATGGGTTTGCTAAGGTTTGTTCCACTtaaatgtgtgtggaagacccctttcacaaatccagtcacatttcatGACCTCTCGCTaaccatattaccagtattttCTACATACCTCAGTTTTTGACACATCACCAGTTGTAGAACTACTATCTTCAGAACATTGTATAGTCTGTGATATTTCATCGGTATCACTAGTATATTGTTTAGTGTCAGAGTTAGACCGACTGCTACCGAGCATTGCCGATCCAGAAtctttatcatcatcatcatcataactaCCAGAGTGGTCTTCTGTAGCATCATTTGAAACTTGCCCTTCTTCTTCAATACGCTCATCCACAGATTCGTCTGAAGACTCTTTATCCTTTTGGCTATCTTCATCTTCAAAATCATCGTTATACTCTATCTGTTCAAAATCGTCTTTGTAAGTAGTTATGTCTTCAAAATCATCTCTGTATATTGGTTTATCATGGCACTCAGTATCAAATTTAACACCATCCTCCACCAATTTCTCACTCACTGCACTCTTATCAATACATTCATCCACCACTTCACTGCTAACACTCCTCACATTATAACTGTGTTCTGACACTACTAAGTCTTCTACTGTAAATATGTTGGCTTTGATGTTGAAACTTTCAAAGGTAGTATCTTCCTCTGTATCACTTTTGCTCTTGTTTAAAGTAGCTTCTGATGGTGCTAGATCTTTTAAAGTGAGCACAAGGTTACCCATGGCTGAACTGGTGTCTTCACTTGGCCTAATACTGTTGTCTTCTGGTTGCACTGAAGATATGGTGCTACTTAACTCTTGTAAATTGTATATTTTCAAATTCTGCTGTAAAGAGGAGGTCAGTGATTCATCTGAACATGATACCATTTTGTTTTTCAGTGAGAAAGAAGGTTTGGATTTGAGTTGAGGAAGGCTTTTCTGGTGTACCTTTGGTTTGATGC
Encoded here:
- the LOC136265931 gene encoding uncharacterized protein — encoded protein: MFDEGLEESDEMDNELEEYLSLFKNTSETKVKRTSSSTGRIKPKVHQKSLPQLKSKPSFSLKNKMVSCSDESLTSSLQQNLKIYNLQELSSTISSVQPEDNSIRPSEDTSSAMGNLVLTLKDLAPSEATLNKSKSDTEEDTTFESFNIKANIFTVEDLVVSEHSYNVRSVSSEVVDECIDKSAVSEKLVEDGVKFDTECHDKPIYRDDFEDITTYKDDFEQIEYNDDFEDEDSQKDKESSDESVDERIEEEGQVSNDATEDHSGSYDDDDDKDSGSAMLGSSRSNSDTKQYTSDTDEISQTIQCSEDSSSTTGDVSKTEVAVQTDPWHMTSQLDALLSEEPAQCSNAGTMALHNLITQQLELTRSLIATAQSLHHSKTLAIRPDYHYVTLEDTKQFIKEHKPKVLRRKRKKKSK